The following coding sequences lie in one Bacillus methanolicus genomic window:
- a CDS encoding YutD family protein produces MICINNVCYEVIEDNRNGFNEEAFRARYTDILTRYDYIVGDWGYGQLRLKGFFDDQNQKATFDTKISTLTEYLYEFCNFGCAYFVVKKVKR; encoded by the coding sequence ATGTTTGCTATGAAGTAATAGAAGATAATCGAAATGGTTTCAATGAGGAAGCTTTCCGTGCAAGATACACTGATATATTGACAAGATACGATTATATCGTAGGGGACTGGGGCTATGGCCAGCTCCGGTTAAAAGGGTTTTTCGATGATCAAAACCAAAAAGCTACTTTTGATACAAAAATCAGTACATTAACTGAATATTTATATGAGTTTTGCAACTTTGGCTGTGCTTATTTTGTGGTGAAAAAAGTAAAAAGATAA
- a CDS encoding cytosolic protein, with protein MDKEKETYTDFSNVETQRNYLVPESLPEGAYGSPRGKDKPVENKSTPWKEGQRYYSAYNYVFKSLHQNLPRQMEGAHPPHDDPDKNEEQPYTSNNSSFDKK; from the coding sequence ATGGATAAAGAAAAGGAAACATATACCGATTTTTCCAATGTAGAAACACAAAGAAATTATCTTGTGCCGGAGTCGCTGCCTGAGGGAGCTTACGGTTCACCGCGCGGGAAAGATAAGCCTGTTGAAAACAAAAGCACCCCTTGGAAAGAGGGGCAGCGATACTATAGTGCCTATAACTATGTATTTAAATCGCTTCACCAGAACTTGCCCAGACAAATGGAAGGAGCTCACCCGCCCCACGACGATCCGGATAAAAACGAAGAACAGCCATACACTTCCAATAACAGCTCGTTTGATAAAAAATAA